The Halichoerus grypus chromosome 9, mHalGry1.hap1.1, whole genome shotgun sequence genome has a window encoding:
- the TBC1D7 gene encoding TBC1 domain family member 7 isoform X1, whose product MTEDSQRNFRSVYYEKVGFRGVEEKKSLEILLKDDRLDIEKLCTFSQRFPLPSMYRALVWKVLLGILPPHHESHAQVMMYRKEQYCDVLHALEVVRFVSDATPQVEVYLRMYQLEAGKLPRSPSFPLEPEDEVFLAIAKAVEEMVEDSVDCYWIIRCFVNQLNNKYREFLPQLPKAFEQYLNLEDSRLLSHLKTCSALSRLPYDLWFKRCFAGCLPESSLQRVWDKVVSGSCKILVFVAVEILLTFKIKVTALNSAEKITKFLENIPQDSSDAIVSKAIDLWHKHCGTPVHSA is encoded by the exons ATGACTGAGGACTCTCAGAGAAACTTCCGTTCAGTATATTATGAGAAGGTGGGGTTTCGTGGagttgaagaaaagaaatcattggAAATTCTCCTAAAAGATGACCGGCTGG aTATTGAGAAACTTTGTACTTTTAGTCAGAGGTTCCCTCTCCCGTCCATGTACCGTGCGCTGGTGTGGAAGGTGCTTCTAG GGATCCTGCCTCCGCACCATGAATCCCATGCCCAGGTGATGATGTATCGCAAGGAGCAGTACTGTGATGTCCTTCATGCCCTGGAAGTTGTTCGCTTTGTCAGCGATGCCACACCTCAGGTTGAAGTCTATCTCCGCATGTATcagctggaggctgggaagttgcCTCGAAGTCCCTCCTTTCCACTG GAGCCAGAAGATGAAGTATTTCTTGCCATTGCCAAAGCCGTGGAAGAGATGGTAGAGGATAGTGTTGACTGTTACTGGATCATCCGATGCTTTGTGAACCAATTAAATAATAAGTACCGGGAGTTTTTACCCCAGCTG CCAAAGGCTTTTGAACAATACTTGAATCTGGAAGATAGCCGTTTGCTGAGTCATCTGAAGACGTGTTCCGCGCTGTCCAGACTTCCTTATGATCTCTGGTTCAAGAGGTGCTTCGCAGGGTGCTTGCCTGAATCCAGTTTACAGAG gGTTTGGGATAAAGTTGTAAGTGGATCCTGTAAGATCCTAGTTTTTGTAGCTGTGGAAATTTtattaacctttaaaataaaagtaacgGCTCTGAACAGTGCGGAGAAGATAACAAAGTTTCTGGAAAAT ATTCCCCAGGACAGCTCGGACGCGATTGTGAGCAAGGCCATCGACTTGTGGCACAAGCACTGCGGGACCCCAGTGCACTCAGCCTGA
- the TBC1D7 gene encoding TBC1 domain family member 7 isoform X2 yields MTEDSQRNFRSVYYEKVGFRGVEEKKSLEILLKDDRLDIEKLCTFSQRFPLPSMYRALVWKVLLGILPPHHESHAQVMMYRKEQYCDVLHALEVVRFVSDATPQVEVYLRMYQLEAGKLPRSPSFPLPKAFEQYLNLEDSRLLSHLKTCSALSRLPYDLWFKRCFAGCLPESSLQRVWDKVVSGSCKILVFVAVEILLTFKIKVTALNSAEKITKFLENIPQDSSDAIVSKAIDLWHKHCGTPVHSA; encoded by the exons ATGACTGAGGACTCTCAGAGAAACTTCCGTTCAGTATATTATGAGAAGGTGGGGTTTCGTGGagttgaagaaaagaaatcattggAAATTCTCCTAAAAGATGACCGGCTGG aTATTGAGAAACTTTGTACTTTTAGTCAGAGGTTCCCTCTCCCGTCCATGTACCGTGCGCTGGTGTGGAAGGTGCTTCTAG GGATCCTGCCTCCGCACCATGAATCCCATGCCCAGGTGATGATGTATCGCAAGGAGCAGTACTGTGATGTCCTTCATGCCCTGGAAGTTGTTCGCTTTGTCAGCGATGCCACACCTCAGGTTGAAGTCTATCTCCGCATGTATcagctggaggctgggaagttgcCTCGAAGTCCCTCCTTTCCACTG CCAAAGGCTTTTGAACAATACTTGAATCTGGAAGATAGCCGTTTGCTGAGTCATCTGAAGACGTGTTCCGCGCTGTCCAGACTTCCTTATGATCTCTGGTTCAAGAGGTGCTTCGCAGGGTGCTTGCCTGAATCCAGTTTACAGAG gGTTTGGGATAAAGTTGTAAGTGGATCCTGTAAGATCCTAGTTTTTGTAGCTGTGGAAATTTtattaacctttaaaataaaagtaacgGCTCTGAACAGTGCGGAGAAGATAACAAAGTTTCTGGAAAAT ATTCCCCAGGACAGCTCGGACGCGATTGTGAGCAAGGCCATCGACTTGTGGCACAAGCACTGCGGGACCCCAGTGCACTCAGCCTGA